The window TGTTTAAGAAAAACTGGAGTGCCTCCACCATGGTCGCACCCGTCTACGCAAATACAATGGGGGGTTCTTCTATTAATAGCCAAGTATCCGATAATTCTAAAAATGCTGAAGTTAATTTGAGCTATGGTGTCGCAGTCGCTTATGAATTTGCGCCACGATGGAGTGTCAGGACAGGAGTGAATCAGGTGTCGATGAACTATAATACGCAAGACATTAGCTATGGTTTGAATGCCCAAACACTTACCGTAAACAATACCACTGCTGCAGTAATGTATAATCCAGACGCCGTAAATAATCAAAGCACTTCCGCATTTAATGACTCTTTTTCACAAGAACTGGTCAGTGCAGCGACTTTTTCCAGTTTTAAAGGGGAGCTCTCCCAGCAATTAGGGTATTTAGAAGTGCCGCTAGAAATAAAATATAGGTTAGTAGACAGCAAACTAGGCGTTAGTGTCCTGGGTGGTATGAGTGCCCTTTTCCTGACTGACAATGAAGTTGCGGTCACCAATGATGGGCGTAAACTCTCTTTGGGCGAGGATAATAATTTTCAAGAGTTCAATCAAAGCGCCAACTTTGGCTTAGGGATTGACTATAGGTTTACGAATAAACTAGGTATCACAGTGGAGCCTACATTTAAATATCAATTGAATGCATTGCGCAACGATAGCGCAGATTTCAGACCTTATACGGTAGGCGTTTATACGGGTTTGATGTATAGATTTTAACCATAGGATCGCTGTCATTGCAGGCACTTATGGGAATATGAAAAAGAAGGTTGAGGTTGGTTAATCATTGAACTCAATTCATGCAATGATCTAGAAAGCCGCTCTGTTGCTATGCAGGGCGGTTTTTATTTACTTATTTTTTAATAGATCGTTGAGCATGATAGCTCTTACGCTTTCGCGAAAGCGAACTTTATCACCCGATAACTGCATGCCTTTAGTTTCTAGAATTTCATGAGTTTTGACACGCATGATTCCTGGAGATCCATGGAAAAAGGAAAAAGGAAATCGCTTCTTGTTATCATAAAAACTCATGGGTACTACCGGTATCTGGTGCTCAATAGCCAGCCGGAAAGCTCCATCCTTAAAGTTATCCAATACTATCGAGCGATCTACAGGCACACCGCCCTCGGGAAAAATGCAAATACCCACACCAGAGGCTAATCTAGCGCTAGCGCTCTTAAAAACGGCTAGACGGCTATTCGCGTCCTTGCGGTCGACCAGTATACAAGTGCGCTTATAAAAGAAACCAAAAATGGGGATTTTTGCCAGTTCTGCCTTTCCTACAAACACAAAAGGGTTTCTTGCGACCATCAACATTAACATGATATCTGTCATACTCGTATGATTAGCCACCAGCATATAGCTGACACCTTTTTTCATCTGCGCGCCTCTATCAATGACTGGCCACCAAAACATGCCATAGATAACAATTACAGCCCACAATTGCGCCACCCTGAAAAATTGAGCATAGGTCTTTTCTGAAATGGTCAATACAAGAAGGACTGGAAACAAGAGGATAATAGGTGCCCCTAAAAGGAAGTAGAACCAGATCCTGTACAAAGGCATTAAAATAAATCGCATCCATTTCATGAATGCCAAAAATAGCAGAATTAAAACAGCGCACAACACCTAGGGTCAGGTCTTGCGTTTTCAGGTGGTAAGGAATTACCTTTGCAGCTCAATAATTAGTCATGTCTAGAGTACTTACTGGAATACAATCTACTGGAATACCTCACTTAGGAAACTTACTGGGTGCTATCCTGCCTGCCATTGAAATGTCGCAACAATCAGATAATGATTCTTTCCTATTTATAGCAGACCTACACTCCCTTACTCAAATCAAGGATGGTGAAACCTTAAGAGAAAACACCTATGCCACTGCTGCAACCTGGTTAGCTTGTGGTCTGGATACCACTCGTTCCACGTTTTACAGACAAAGCGATGTTCCCCAAGTAACGGAATTGAATTGGTACCTCAACTGTTTTTATCCCTATCAGCGATTGACTTTGGCGCACAGTTTTAAAGATAAGTCTGACCGTTTGAGTGATGTGAATGCCGGATTATTCACCTATCCCATGTTGATGGCAGCAGATATCTTATTGTACGATGCTGAAGTTGTTCCTGTAGGTAAAGATCAGTTACAACACCTTGAAATGGCTCGCGATGTCGCTGGTCGTTTTAATAATCAAATGGGAGATACCTTGATTGAACCTGATGCTAGAATTCAAGAAGAAACCATGTATGTTCCTGGAACTGATGGTGAAAAAATGAGTAAATCAAGAGGGAATCTGATCAACATCTTTCTTCCAGAAAAACAACTGAAAAAGCAAGTCATGGCTATTGAAACAGATAGCACACCATTAGAAGAGCCTAAGGACCCTGATACTTGTAATGTGTTTGCCATATATAAATTACTAGCCACTCCTGAGCAAGTCCTAGAAATGCGAGCCAATTATGAAGGAGGGAACTATGGTTATGGTCATGCAAAGAAAGCTTTGCTAGAAGTAATCCTGGTGAAATTTGCTAGCGCCAGAGAGCGATTCAATCACTTTATGTCTAACAAACATGAGATTGATGCGGCACTGGAAGAAGGTGCTGCTAAAGCCGCTCGCGTTGCGAATGAAGTTTTGAATAGAGTACGAGTGAAATTAGGATACTAAAGTTCACGTTTAAGCCAGCATAAACAATTTGCCAGGTAGTGGTTTTACCACGCCCTTCAATTCCATCGACATAAGGATGGAGGCAAGTTTATGAACAGGCATTTTTAAGTTGAGAGCGATAATGTCCAGCATTTCTTTCTCGTTGTCTTTCAAGAAGGCATAGATCATCTTTTCATCCTCGTTCAGTTCAACAAACAACTGTTTCTGGACGGCTACCTTACTTTCTTGCCAGCCTAGGATGTAAGGGATATCGGCTGTTTTAGTAAGCATGTGCGCTTTAGACTGTTTGATCAGATCGTTGCAGCCAGCGGCATATTTATCATTGAGCCTTCCAGGAACGGCAAAAACTTCCCGATTGTAATCGCCTGCAAGACCTGCAGTTACTAAAGAACCCCCTTTATCCGCACTTTCAATGACCACGGTCGCTTCGCTTAAACCAGCGATGATGCGATTGCGGCCTAAAAAGTTTTTGCGATCAAAAGTGTCTGTACTCCAGAAATCAGTCACAAAACCACCATTGTTTTTAACGTCCTTATTGTGAGCCACATGATTGCGTGGGTAGGTTTGATTGAGCCCATGAGCCATCACAGCAATAGTTTGCAAGCCGTGTTCTATCGCTAGTTTATGTGCAAGAATATCTACCCCATAAGCATAACCGCTAATGATCATAGGTTTCAGCGGTGCGATTTCAGCTATGAATTTTTCTAAGAAAGCGCTCCCTTGACTGGTGATTTGCCGGGTTCCTACAATACTTAAGGTATATGGATTGCTCCAATCGATTTTTCCATTCTCAAAGAAAATGATAGGTCCATCCACGCAGTATTGCAAGCGCTCTGGATAATCATCGTTGTAATAAACACGATACTTAAGATTGTTTTCCTCAATGAATTTGAGCTCTTTCTCTGCTTTAGAGAAAAGATCTTTCACCTTGATAAACTCGGCTTTCTTATCGCCGATTCCTTCAATGGCAGCAATCTGCCGGTATGGTTGCTCAAAAACTGCGGTCGCACTACCAAAAGTGCGGATCAGTTTTTTAGCCATGATATCGCCTATAAGCGGCGCCTTTTTCAAAGCAAGTAATGCTAGTAATTCCTGCTGGTCCATTAACCGAAGATAAACGGATTAGGATCTAAAATAACGCCTGAATAATTTTGTAAATCGTCTTCTGCCAAGACACCTGGGAAATCTCCCTTGTGACCTTGCATATCAGTCATCAGCTGAAAGTGCAAGTGTGGTGAATAACCGCCATTTTCTAGTGGCGTGCCTAGAGTTGCTATTTGTTCGCTTTCGCGAAAGCGAACTCCCACTTCCCAATCCTGCATATTTGATTTGGATAAATGACCATAGAGACTATACAGTTTTTTATCTTGGTAATCATGCTCTAGAATAAGGGTCGGGCCATAATTGCCTGTGTCATCATTGTCTGCAAACGAATGGATGGTACCGTCCATGATGGCGTGAACGCTAGCTCCTGCTGGTGCCCACAAATCGATCCCCATGTGGACATCGCGTACAGCACCGTCTTGAAATCTAGCTGACCTGCGGTACAAAGCCCGTTGTTCCTTGTAGCCTCCATGCGCTACAAATTTGTTGTTTTCAATGCGCTTTTTGGCGAGGTACTCCTCAAAAATCGGGATATCGCTTACGTCGTTTGTATCCCAAAATGGATTATTGATGGATAGGTCGATGTGGAAATAATCAACCGCTGGATATTGCGGGTCGATAAGGTATTTAAACGCCATTAAATACTCATTTCAGGAATTTCTCCCTCTACAATCAGAGTTCCTTCGGTTGCTTTTTGAATTTCTTCCACGCTCACTCCTGGCGCGCGCTCTAGCAACTTGAAACCTTTATCAGTGATCTCTAATACGGCGAGATTTGAAACAACCTTAGTAATGCAATTAACGCCAGTAAGTGGCAAGGAACATTTTTTAAGAAGTTTGGATTCTCCAGCGCGGTTCGTATGCATCATCGCAACAATAATATTCTCTGCACTGGCAACTAGATCCATGGCGCCACCCATTCCTTTCACCATTTTACCTGGTATTTTCCAGTTGGCAATATCACCGTCTTCAGAGACTTCCATGGCGCCTAGTATGGTAAGGTCTACATGCTGCCCGCGTATCATTCCAAAGCTGGTTGCACTATCAAAAAAACTAGCGCCCGGCAACGTGGTAATGGTTTGCTTACCCGCATTAATGATATCTGCATCCTCCTGACCATCAAAAGGAAAAGGCCCCATTCCTAGAACACCATTTTCTGACTGGAATTCTACATCGATTCCATCTGGGACGTAGTTGGCCACTAAGGTTGGTATACCTATTCCCAGATTGACGTAGTAACCGTCTTTTACTTCTTGGGCGATTCTTTTAGCAATGCCTATTTTATCTAACATATATAATTTGATAATTTGATGATGTGTCAATTTGGTGATACCAAATCGATGTCATTATCTGTTCATATTTCTCTTTGTTGTTCCGATGATCTTTGAAAGGACTTTGGAAATAGATTCTCTATCAGTAAAAAGTTTTTCTTCTGGTGTTGGAAGATGTACAGATGCTTTACATAACGCTAACCAATATTCTGTTTCATCACATTCCTTAGCAGATATCTTAAACTTGTGGATAAAGTCCTTTGAACTTTCTGCATTTTGCGCTTCCCATACGTTTGAGCCTATACTAGTTCCAGATCTGAATAATTGTGAGGCGAGATCCCAGTCTTTCTGTTGCTTCAACTGCTGTACAAACTCAATAATATTCAACGAGAAATTGAATGTCATATTTACAATTGGATTATCCTTTATATTTCTCACAGTTATCCATTATAGTTTTAGTGCATTTTCAGTCTAATCATTATCAAATTGACAAATTAAACAATCAACAAATTAGCCTCGCTTTCTCGTAGTTCTCTGCTCAATACGTTTCTCATACTTAGCCCCTTGAAAAATACGCTTGACAAATATTCCAGGAATATGAATCTGGTTAGGGTCTAGTTCACCAGCAGGGACGAGCTCCTCAACCTCAGCAACGGTAATTGTTGCAGCACCACACATGACTGGATTGAAGTTTCTCGCTGTTCCTTTAAAGATTAGATTTCCTGCGGTATCGCCTTTCCAGGCTTTTACTAAAGCAAAGTCAGCCTTGAAAGCATGTTCTAGAATATGAGGTTTACCGTTGAATTCGCGTTCTTCCTTGCCTTCCGCCACCTCAGTACCGTAACCTGCTGGTGTGTAGAATGCTGGTATCCCTGCCTGGGCAGCTCGACAACGTTCGGCTAATGTTCCTTGAGGGATGAGCTCTACTTCTAGCTCACCGCTTAACATCTGGCGTTCAAACTCGTCGTTTTCACCCACATAAGAAGAGATCATTTTTTTGATTTGTTTGCCTTGCAACAACAAGCCTAAACCAAAATCATCCACTCCCGCATTGTTCGAAATACAAGTCAAGTCAGTCACTCCTAACTCTACCAACTGAGCGATACTGTTTTCTGGTATTCCAGAAAGTCCAAAACCGCCAACCATCAACGTCATCCCGCTCTCTACGCCAGCCAGCGCTTCCTTCACGCTTGCCACTGTTCTATTAATCATGTGCTCTTTTCTTTGCCATGAAATTACGGAATTTCGTGAGGTTTATCTAAGAGAAATTTGATTTGATTTGATTTATCTACATCTTGGACGAATCCCTTTTCTCGACATCTCGACAAGCTTAGTGCAGCCCTTTACATGGAACAAAATTCACTTGAACTAAAAGTTCCTGTCAAAATATAATTGATTGACGCAGTACAAATATTCTTTAAATATGCGCTTTGCTTTGAAAACTGTGACTGTGCCTGAGGTGAACGTTGACTTTTCGGAATATAAAGCTGACTATAACTACACTTCATCAAAGTTTACCTGAACCTTTGCACTTGTAGGGCACGCTTGACAAGTAAGCGTTAGACCATCTGCTACTTCTGCATCAGTAAGGATGGCGTTTTTACGCATTTTGACCTCGCCTTCTTCAATTAAACCAACACATGAACTGCATATACCGCCTTGACAAGAATAAGGAGCATCAATGTCATTTTTCAACATCACATCCAGCAAGGTCTCATCGCGACGCATGGTAAAACTGTGCTGCTCATCGTCCAGGATTACGGTAATTTCAGAGAGGTGGCTGTCTTCTGTAATTTCTATATCGCTGTCCGCTGTAGTAAAAAGTTCAAAATTGATGTCTTCCTTAGATAAAATTCCTTTTTCTTCCAGGTTGAGCTGTGTCATTTGTATCATTTCCTCAGGGCCGCATAAGTACGCTTTCGCGAAAGCGAGCCCATCACAATCCTGGTTCAAGAAATAGTTTAAGTTGGCTTTATTCACTCGCCCGAATAACGCATCCTGACGTTCTTCCCGACTGAAGCAGTATTTTAAAACCAATCGATCTTCATAAGCATCTTTCAAATCATTAAGCTGCTCTAGGTAGATGGTCTGGCTCTCAGTTTGATTCCCATAGATCAAGGCTACTTTACCTGCAGCATTTGATGCGAGGGCTGTTTTCAAAATTGACATGATGGGTGTGATTCCACTCCCTGCAGCGACTAGCAAAATGTCTTTGTTATCTTCTTTATCGTAAACAAACATTCCTTCTGGAGGTGCTACTTCTAAGGTGTCTCCAGCTCGCAGTTTCATGGCATAGTTAGAAAAAAGTCCTTTATCTACCGCTTTTACGACCACTTTTAAATCAGCATCTGAGGGTGCGCTGCTTATAGAATAAGCACGTCGTACATCCTGACCATCCACTGTCGCTTTGAGGGTTAAATACTGGCCCGCTTTATATTCAAACTCGTTTTGTAAACTTTGTGGTATATCAAAGATAATTTCCACAGCTCGTGGAGTGACTTTAGTTACTTGTTGGATGCTTAATTCGTGAAAGGTCATGCGTCAATGAATTGGGCTGCAAAAGTAATAAACAGACCTAGACATGTAACATTTTTACATTTATCTTCACTTATGGTTTACCTAACCAAATAACCATGTTCCTACAATTTGCCAGTTTAGAATGGAAAAGCTTCACAAGATCTGCGGCTTTTAAACAAAATCTATTCTTTAAAATATTCATCGGTTTTTTTGCGGTGCTGTTTTTATTAGAATTTGCAGCCCTAGGTGCTGGGAGTTTTTACATTCTTGAAAACTTTATTGAAGATGGAAAGATTCTCGCTAGCGATCCATTTGCGGTAGTGAACAAGTTTTTAATTTATTGGTTTGTGGTGGATCTAATGTTCCGCTATTTTATGCAGAAGATGCCGGTGGCCAATATCAAGCCACTGCTGTATTTGCCTTTTACTAAAGGTAAAATTGTGAAATACGCGCTGGGCAAAACTGTAATTTCCTTTTTCAATATTTTACCAGCTTTCTTTTTTGTACCGTTTTCATTAGTTCTTTTAATTGAAGGTTATAGCCCGCTGGGAGTCATTAGCTGGCACCTTGCCATGCTTTCTATAACATTGCTTCTCAACTTTTTGAATGTTTTCCTTAACAATTTGAACCAGGTGTTTTATCCGGTGCTGGTAATTGTAGTCGCTCTAGGGTTTACGCAATACTATGGGTATTTTGATGTGACAGAGTACACACAGCCTTTCTTTAAGTTTTTCTTTAATCAGTCTTGGAGTTTTATTGTTCCTCTAATTCTTGCAGCACCGGCTGCCAATTATGCTTACACCTATTTTAGACAACAACTGTATCTGGATGCTGGACTAAGCGTAAAAGGAGAAAAGGTCACTACGGAAAACTTAGATTTCTTAAACCGTTTTGGAAAAATGGCGGTGTATCTTAAAAATGATGTGAAACTCATCAAGCGTAACAAGCGGGCCAGAACCACTTTTATTATGGGGTTCTTGTTTATGTTTTACGGCTTGTACTTTATCGCTGTAGGTCAAGGCGAGTGGATGAAGGTCTTTGCCGCATTGTTTTGTACAGGAGGATTCTTATTCAGTTTTGGAGGACTTGTTCCCTCCTGGGACAGCAGCTACTATAAATTAATGATGGCCCAAAATATTCCTTATAGAGAGTTTTTATTGAGCAAATGGTGGCTCATGGTAGCAGTGACGGCTGCAAGTACGGTGTTGAGCTGTTTTTATGTGTATTTCGGGATTGAATGGTTGTGGGCAATTCTTGCGGGTTCGGTGTACAACATAGGTTTGAATGCTTCTGTAACCTTGCTGGGTGGTGCTTTTGTAAAGACACCTATTGATTTGACTAGTAACAAAAAAGCCTTCGGTGATAGTAAGGCCTTTAATTTCAAAACAGTGCTGCTCATCATTCCTAAAATGGTGCTTCCCGTCATTATTTATTATGCCTTCACTTTTATGTTCAACAGCAATGTTGGCTTTATAGCTATTGCAGCCACAGGATTACTAGGATTATTATTCCGAAATAAAATTTTGACGCTCACTGAAAATATTTATAAAAACGAGAAGTACGATACGATTGCCGCATATGCACAAAAGGATTGATAATGGGTTCGCTTTCGCGAAAGCGAACTTCTTTAAAAAACCACCAACAACAACAAATACTCAAGGATTATGATAAACATCAACAACCTTTCTAAAAAATACAACGATACTACTGTTCTCGATATTGAGAGTCTTCAATTGCAAAAAGGTCAGTCTGTAGGGCTGGTAGGAAATAATGGTGCTGGAAAAACGACCCTATTTTCTTTATTGTTGGATTTGATCGAACCTACTACAGGACACATTGTTTCTAACGGTGTACAAGTGAACGAAAGCGAGGACTGGAAGCCTTTTACCAGCGCCTTTGTGGATGAAAGCTTTTTGATAGGTTACTTAACGCCTGAGGAATATTTCTACTTCATAGGAGAACTGCGAGGTCAAAATAAGGCAGACATTGATGCATTGATGATCAAGCATGCCGATTTCTTTAATGGCGAGGCGATAGGTCAGAAAAAATACTTGAGGGATTTGTCTAAAGGAAACCAAAAGAAGGTAGGTATCATTGCGGCCCTTATCGGTGACCCTGAAGTAATCATTTTAGATGAGCCCTTTGCAAATCTGGATCCTTCTACTCAAATACGCTTAAAAGCCATCATCAAGGATTTGTCTGAAAATCCTAATGTCACCATGCTTATCTCTAGCCATGACCTGATTCATGTGACTGAGGTGGCGCAACGTGTTGTTTTATTAGAAAAAGGTAAAGTGGTGATGGATCAGGTGAAGGATGCAGCTACCTTTGGCCAGCTGGAAAAATACTTTATGGGAATTAGTGAACTCCACGCCGTTCCCACGGAAGCGGAATTACAGCCAGTAACAAATGAAGAAGAATAACTATGTCTCCTAAAATAAAAGTATTTGTAATTTATGCGCTTAGCTTCTTCATCGTTTTTGCGGTCACCTGGTTGATCACGGATTATTTTGTAGCCAAGGAATCCATTTGGACAACCTTTATCCCTATTGGAGCTGCCATGATTCTAGCGCCTAAACCTCACATAGAAGAAACACAATCTGGACGCCAATACGGCTTAAAAAGTATTTTTTCAAAGAAGATTTTTCCAGTCAATTAATTTCTTAGTCAAAGAGATAAAAGCATTTTAAAGTAAATGAAGGTCACAGCTGAACATAACGAACGTGTAGCAAAAATGAAGTTTTCATCTGTGTACCCACATTATGTGACAAAAGTGGAGAAGAAAGGAAGATCAATAGCAGAATTGCATCAGGTCATTGAATGGTTGACCGGTTATGGTGAAAATAGATTACAGGATTTTATTGAAGGAGACGCAACTTTTAAAACATTTTTTGAAGAGGCAACCCTCAACCCTAATGCCCATCTTATAAAGGGCGTTATCTGCGGTTACCGAATTGAAGAGATAGACAATCCATTAACCCGACAAGTGCGCTATCTGGATAAGCTAGTGGAAGAACTTGCTCGCGGCCGTAAGATGGAAAAGATATTGCGATAATATAGTATGCGCTGGCAATTCTCTAAAGTCGCTCCCTATTAAATATCTCAAAAGCTTACACAAATATTTCATTATAAAGCCTTATAAAATTAGGCCGGCTTAGCACTTACTGTCTCGTTCCTTTATTCCTTATTTTTGAACGATTCACAATATCATAAGGTCTGTACAGTTATGATAGCTAGAAAAAAGAAGCTCGTTTGAAAAACCTTTTTGCTTTTACTACCATCGTTTTTTGCATGCTGCTCGTGCTGGCCAGCTGCAGCCGCAAGAGTGATTCATTTATTTCCCGTAACCTACACGCCGTAGGAACAGAGTATAACGTACTTTATAACGGCAACCTTGCTTTGGAGGCCGGACTTGAAAATATCGAGGCTAATTACCGTGATAACTATTGGGATATTCTTCCTGTCGAGCGTCTGGCCGTCAAAGATGAAATACGAGTAAGCGAGGACGAACAAACAGACCCCAACTTTCAAAGAGCAGAGGAAAAAGCGGTCAAAGCGGTTCAAAAGCACAGCATGCTCATCGATGGTGAGGAAGTGAATCCACAAATTGACGAGGCCTACATGCTATTAGGAAAAGCACGCTATTATGATCAACGGTTCATTCCTGCGTTAGAAGCTTTCAATTACATTTTGCAGTTCATGCCCGAATCTGATAAAATCAGACAGGCAAAAATATGGCGTGAAAAGACGAATATGCGTCTTGACAACAGTGAAATTGCGATTGAAAACTTGCAATTATTACTTAAGGAAGACATTCTTGAGATCGATAGAGAAGAGCTGATTCTAGCTAACGCCACCCTGGCACAAGCCTACTTGAACGAGAAAAAAACTGATAGTGCTTTGATCTACATGAATCAGGCGGCGCAAAAAACCAAAGATCGAGCTACGGAGGGTCGTTATAAATTCATCGCCGGACAATTGTTTGCTCAACAAGGCCAGCGAGATAGCGCTATCGCCCATTTTGATGAGGTCATTGAGTTGCATAGAAAGATCCCACGCAACTATTATGTCAATGCATTCATTGAAAAAATAAAATTGCGAGATACGATTGAAGATGGAGATGATGAATTGTTACTAATTCTCAATGAGCTAGAGGAAAATCGGGAAAATCGACCTTGGCTGGATTTGATTAACTATAGAAAAGCCATCTATCTAGAAAGCGTGGATAGTGTAGATGGTGCCATTACCTATTACAACCGGTCGTTAAGAGCAGGAAATCGAGATGCTTATTTACAAGGTAACACATACGATGCTCTAGGAAGAATCAGCTTTGACGATGCTCGATTTGAAACGGCTGGGAAATACTTTGACAGTGCAGCCTTGAAATATGTAGACAAATCTAGAGAAAAGCGTGCCGTAGCTAAGAAAAGAGAAAACTTGGCAGATGTGATTCTGTATGAAAATACACGTCGCAGTGCGGATAGTGTATTAGGCATCATAGGCATGACCCCAGCAGAGCGTGAAGCTTATTATAATACGTACATCGAGGAGCTGAAGGAAAAAGAAGCTCAACTAGCAGAACAAGCTGCTATTACTGAGGCAAACCTAGCACAACAAAAAACAGCCCTTTCTACGATCAAAACTAATAACGCACTAGCTGGAAATCGAATGGGGCCACCAGTAGGGCCAGTAGATAATCCAGCAACTGCAACGGGTAACAATACGGGTGACTTTTATTTTTATATTCCAGCTACTGTTGCCCGTGGTAAGTTACAGTTTAGATCAGTCTGGGGTGGTCGTCCATTAGAAGACAATTGGAGACTTTCAAGCACTAGCTCTGGCTTGATCGATCAGGCTACTGAAAACCAAGTTACTGCTTTCGAAGGAATCGCCACAGCTCCAGAATATGTAGCTTCCTATTATATAGAACAATTACCTCAAGGGCAAGCAGCATTAGATAGTATTTCAGACGCCAGAGATTTTGCCTACTATCAATTAGGTGTGCTGTACAAAGAGAAGTTCAAACGGGAAGATTTAGCGATAAACAGGTTTGAGACCTTATTGACTTACGAACCAGAAGAAAAGCTACTCTTACCTACCTTATACAATTTATACCTGATGGGTCGTGATGATTCTGATAGTAATATCGCTTTCGCGAAAGCGGAACAATATAAATCCACCATCATATCAAAATATCCAGATACCCGGTACGCTCAAATTTTACAAAATCCAGAAAGTGCCTTAGATACTACGGGCAGTCCAGAAGGAGTTTACAACCGTATATTTAATGTCTATGAAAAAGGCAACTTTGCTGAAGTTATCGATCTGACAGAACAAGAAATCATAAGGTATAGTGGAGATCCTATCGTTCCAAAACTAGAACTCTTAAAAACCTACGCTTCAGGAAGATTATATGGGTTTAAAGCTTATAAAGATGGATTAGATTTCATAGCGCTCAATTATCCAGGTAGCGAGGTTGGAAAAGAAGCAGCACAATTAGCGGCAGATGCGGATAAACTGCAGATTCCAGAAAAGTTTGTTCCGGAAGATAATCTGAATAGCTTCAAACTATTGTTCGAGACTGCATCCACAGATATAGCACTTCAAGAACGTATTCAAAATGAGTTAAAAGAAAAGTTGCCAAATTATGGATCTCAGCTTTCTTATTCGATTGATGTGTATACTCCTCAAATATCTTTAATTGTGGTACACGGGTTTAATTCTAGAGCTCAAGCTCTTGAGACAGGTGCGCTCTTAACGGCTCCAAATGGAGTAGCCAGCTTGCCTAAAGCAGTATTACCCATAGCCACTGATAATTATAAAATCATTCAAGTTTATAAAAGCCTGGATGCCTATAAAACACAAGTTCAATAAAACCCCCATGATGAAATCAAATAAGAATACAGAAATTGTCGGGAACTCCCAGAATAGAATCGCAGCAGGAACTACCATTACTGGTGATATCGCCAGTGAGGCGGGCTTTAGAATTGATGGAGAAATCATAGGTACTTTAAAAACAAATGCTAAAGTAGTTATAGGTAAAGACGGTAAAATCGAGGGGACATTAGAGTGCAGCAGTGCTGATATAGAAGGTACATTTTCTGGT of the Nonlabens marinus S1-08 genome contains:
- a CDS encoding ferredoxin--NADP reductase, which translates into the protein MTFHELSIQQVTKVTPRAVEIIFDIPQSLQNEFEYKAGQYLTLKATVDGQDVRRAYSISSAPSDADLKVVVKAVDKGLFSNYAMKLRAGDTLEVAPPEGMFVYDKEDNKDILLVAAGSGITPIMSILKTALASNAAGKVALIYGNQTESQTIYLEQLNDLKDAYEDRLVLKYCFSREERQDALFGRVNKANLNYFLNQDCDGLAFAKAYLCGPEEMIQMTQLNLEEKGILSKEDINFELFTTADSDIEITEDSHLSEITVILDDEQHSFTMRRDETLLDVMLKNDIDAPYSCQGGICSSCVGLIEEGEVKMRKNAILTDAEVADGLTLTCQACPTSAKVQVNFDEV
- a CDS encoding ABC transporter ATP-binding protein → MININNLSKKYNDTTVLDIESLQLQKGQSVGLVGNNGAGKTTLFSLLLDLIEPTTGHIVSNGVQVNESEDWKPFTSAFVDESFLIGYLTPEEYFYFIGELRGQNKADIDALMIKHADFFNGEAIGQKKYLRDLSKGNQKKVGIIAALIGDPEVIILDEPFANLDPSTQIRLKAIIKDLSENPNVTMLISSHDLIHVTEVAQRVVLLEKGKVVMDQVKDAATFGQLEKYFMGISELHAVPTEAELQPVTNEEE
- a CDS encoding DUF2200 domain-containing protein, which encodes MKVTAEHNERVAKMKFSSVYPHYVTKVEKKGRSIAELHQVIEWLTGYGENRLQDFIEGDATFKTFFEEATLNPNAHLIKGVICGYRIEEIDNPLTRQVRYLDKLVEELARGRKMEKILR
- the porW gene encoding type IX secretion system periplasmic lipoprotein PorW/SprE — its product is MKNLFAFTTIVFCMLLVLASCSRKSDSFISRNLHAVGTEYNVLYNGNLALEAGLENIEANYRDNYWDILPVERLAVKDEIRVSEDEQTDPNFQRAEEKAVKAVQKHSMLIDGEEVNPQIDEAYMLLGKARYYDQRFIPALEAFNYILQFMPESDKIRQAKIWREKTNMRLDNSEIAIENLQLLLKEDILEIDREELILANATLAQAYLNEKKTDSALIYMNQAAQKTKDRATEGRYKFIAGQLFAQQGQRDSAIAHFDEVIELHRKIPRNYYVNAFIEKIKLRDTIEDGDDELLLILNELEENRENRPWLDLINYRKAIYLESVDSVDGAITYYNRSLRAGNRDAYLQGNTYDALGRISFDDARFETAGKYFDSAALKYVDKSREKRAVAKKRENLADVILYENTRRSADSVLGIIGMTPAEREAYYNTYIEELKEKEAQLAEQAAITEANLAQQKTALSTIKTNNALAGNRMGPPVGPVDNPATATGNNTGDFYFYIPATVARGKLQFRSVWGGRPLEDNWRLSSTSSGLIDQATENQVTAFEGIATAPEYVASYYIEQLPQGQAALDSISDARDFAYYQLGVLYKEKFKREDLAINRFETLLTYEPEEKLLLPTLYNLYLMGRDDSDSNIAFAKAEQYKSTIISKYPDTRYAQILQNPESALDTTGSPEGVYNRIFNVYEKGNFAEVIDLTEQEIIRYSGDPIVPKLELLKTYASGRLYGFKAYKDGLDFIALNYPGSEVGKEAAQLAADADKLQIPEKFVPEDNLNSFKLLFETASTDIALQERIQNELKEKLPNYGSQLSYSIDVYTPQISLIVVHGFNSRAQALETGALLTAPNGVASLPKAVLPIATDNYKIIQVYKSLDAYKTQVQ
- a CDS encoding DUF5687 family protein; translation: MFLQFASLEWKSFTRSAAFKQNLFFKIFIGFFAVLFLLEFAALGAGSFYILENFIEDGKILASDPFAVVNKFLIYWFVVDLMFRYFMQKMPVANIKPLLYLPFTKGKIVKYALGKTVISFFNILPAFFFVPFSLVLLIEGYSPLGVISWHLAMLSITLLLNFLNVFLNNLNQVFYPVLVIVVALGFTQYYGYFDVTEYTQPFFKFFFNQSWSFIVPLILAAPAANYAYTYFRQQLYLDAGLSVKGEKVTTENLDFLNRFGKMAVYLKNDVKLIKRNKRARTTFIMGFLFMFYGLYFIAVGQGEWMKVFAALFCTGGFLFSFGGLVPSWDSSYYKLMMAQNIPYREFLLSKWWLMVAVTAASTVLSCFYVYFGIEWLWAILAGSVYNIGLNASVTLLGGAFVKTPIDLTSNKKAFGDSKAFNFKTVLLIIPKMVLPVIIYYAFTFMFNSNVGFIAIAATGLLGLLFRNKILTLTENIYKNEKYDTIAAYAQKD